tctttatttttaaaaatagaaatttaatatataatatataaacttttactataaaataaaatattagaaaattcaagtaatttttaaaattttgaatacaaaaagattaaaatatattttaaataaaataagaagacatttatgaacttttattaaataaaaatatatattttataaaattaaaaaacatattattaatatatatatatatatatatatatatatatatatatatataattaaactCTTTATactacctatttttttttttttaaatgatatctTACCATTTTAACTCTTCTCTTCATCATTTTACTCTcaaaaactccattttttagAACATTTTCATCCTAattttcaacatcaatttctttttttttctttttttttttaatatctccttgatttcaataaaatcatttaattttttctattttatattaatttttgaaataggaGAAACTACGTTTATTTTTATCCAATCAAAttgaaataaggaaaaaaaatattatataacacTAGCTatagttatttttcaaatttaaaaaaaaaaatctaaaaataaaggGTATGTTaggtattatttaaaaaaaatattaattagtaTCCTTACATAacataaatgtattttaatctatttaaattgaaaaaaagtgaaaaatcaattatattttttcaatatttttaatctatcaCATAGTATTCCAATTTTCCCATTTAAAAGTACTTTTTCATGACCAAACTTCTTGCTTTCATTCCTCCCTCAAATCAAATTTTGGGAGTGGAAAGAGAGCAGCCAGTTCACGTATAACTTATGATAAAACGCATCGTAACAGTGGTAAAAGCTACACTCCCATATCAACACCTCTTATATAACTGGGTTTCTACATTTCCACAACTCCACAGAACTACCAACGAAATAGTGGATTCCAGAGCAGAGGAATGAGGATGGGCCAGTGTCCCTCACCACAATTGGGTTTTCAGTTTTCTACATCCAATCCAGACTGGATTGTAGACAGCGATGGGTCACCGGGGAAATAAAGCATTTAAGGGCCGACTCTGAAATGGCTGCCTTCCACTACACCCTGCCCCACAACGTCCACCCCAACGACCCCATGCCCATGGCCGGGTATTAAAAAGATTGCTACTCTATATTTGACCATTCCCATTTCCCAATTTCCATAACAAACCGCCATTCATAAATCCATAGCCTTTAAGAttcaaaaaagagaagaaaaaaaagggaaaattgacTTGGAAAATGACTATCTTTTGTCATTTTCAACGTTTCTCATTGGTGGGGTtgaacaaattattaatttatttttcgctcgccctttttctttttctccttttaatgATGATAGAAATTCTTGGTATCATAGTTTCTTGGAACATAATAAATTAGCGTAAAATCAAAGGTGTTTGATGATTGTCTGTTGGTTGGACATTCCTTAGGAATTAGGGTGACTGGGTGATTGATAATTCATGTCAGTGGatatgtttaaatatataaatatttacattaaaatacCTGGATGCTGTTTCATCTAAAAAGtacattaaattcaattattttgaattaagtaTACTAAATTTGGATgtgatttctttttaaaattttaatttccttttgattttcaataatttaatttcaatcatcTTCTTAAGTTTtgtgttaaatatataatattattaatataaactttaattcaattgatgaaattttaaattcataatcAATAAAATAGTGTCACAATCTCATGGGATACAACGAGgatgttgtgtctgcatgggagTGTTTGTAACATCCCATATCagatagggaaaaaaatttcttgatgCTATATGAGTATGGACTCTTCTTAACCTTGTAAAcgcattttaaagtcgtgagagtCCCTTTTAGTcaaaagcggacaatatctatacgGTTAAGAGCGGActattacaaatggtattagaatcAATCTCCGAcctcggtgtgggggtttgtttggccccgtagGGGTGTTCGTCTGTTTGAcctctcaatcccatgagacatAACGAGGACGTTGTATTTGTATAgagggtgtttgtgacatcccacatcgaataggagaaaaagtttttggcgctatataagtatggataCGAGTTGTTACattattagatttttatttatttatttcttatttcttaaaaaaaaaaaatttactttgattttttctaaataataaaagtaaatcatcaaaattattaaaatgaatttgggttttttttttatttcttaatatttaaatttttatttcttaataattaataaaaataaataacttaatactatttagtttcaagttttatttagacttaagtaaataaaaaacagtCATCACCTTAGTGTATTTAAATCCAAAATGAGTGAAGTTTACCTCAATAAATAATACCATTctaagaaagaaaggaagaaatatgCCACTACACCAGCGCCACGTGCCTACCTCCCATGGTGCACTAAAGGTCCAAAAAggttcaaattttcaaaatgtaaAGCAAACCTTTGCCACATGCCAAAGTCCCGGATTTTGAAACTTGGAAACCTCCTGTGGACTGGCTGCAGAGCGGCGACTGAGGAGGAGACATAAATCAACAAAGATCCCAAGATCAGTAACAGAGGAAAATGTGAATGAATCCATATATGTGAATAAAAAACCCTAATAAGAAGCTGCTAGCTTCGACCTCTTCTCGCGTCCAAAACTAAATGCTGCCTAAACATTGTAATGAAAGCTTCCACTCTCTCATTCAGCTCCTCTTTTGACAACCCTCGATTCTCTGCATCCACTCCTTCATCTACTCGCTCTGCCTCGACCCTACTGCTTCTTCTCCTATACGTTTTGTGGCCACAATCACCGTTCTCGTTTCCCATTTCTGCTGCTCCAGACCGTCTAGATTGtctccttctcttcttcctctccGCTTCCACTACTTCTgcattgctattattattattattactactactactattatCACTACTTTCATTGGTTTCTTCATCTTCGCTTgtggtggtggcggtggtggaGGAGCGTGCAGATGTGAAGACGATAGCCAAGAGCACGAGGTTGAGGGCGAGGAACACCCACGCGCGCCACTGCTCCACTAGGCACACCATGACGGCGCGTTTCAGCCACGCTATCAGAAGAGCCGTTCCCGCTGCGAACAACACAGTGTGTGTCCGATCGTCTCCGTGCTTCAATTCTACGGTTACTCTCTGCACCTCTTCTCTCTTCGCCtcttccatgttttttttccttgtggGCTGGAACGTGTTGTTTTGGGGTTTATATGGGTGTGGGAAACGAGACCAGCCTAGAAGTTTGCTTTATTTACGGAAATGCCTCTCTCTTGACTGGGCCTGGACCTGGGTCTGGACTGCGCGAGACAAACAGACGAGTGGCGCCAGCAGCCTATCATTGCCTCGGCATTTGGAGTGGCATTATAAGGTGCACTGCTATGCAGCTTAGGACTGTAGGCCCAGCTCCCTCGCATCGTCGGATCACATCAAGTGGAtcaaaacaggaaaaaaaaagagagaaggtGATGAGGTACATGGAGGTTCATGGAACGCCGAGGTAGTAATTGATATGAGGAGGGGTGTAAACGTAATTTGACGTGTCTTCACCGTTGGGAAGAGGGAATCTGGTACTCGAGTCCGCATGACTTTTTCTGGAGGAAAGCAGGTGTTTGCCGGAAGATGAGAGGATGGGGATGGGGGAATGGATGAAGCGTGATGATTTTGTCTGGGAAATAAGGCACGCTTTAGCTGAGAGGTAATGATCAGAGAGTGACCCCACATGTGGCAGAGAGAGAAAAGCCAAGCTCCGATTTCGTTTAGTCGCATGACCCAACAATATCCGACCCATGACAAGTCAAGCACTCTGTACTCGCAACGAAACGGGGTCCTTTTCTCGTACAAACTACCAAGTTACCAGAATAGCCccaaagtttaaaaataaaaaagatttatgGTCTGTTTGGTTCTTtgtttcaactattttttttgttgttaaaaataaaaaatataaaaaacttatttgagGAAAAGatgatgtttttgttttttgttctcttgaaaaccattttttggataacaataaaaagatattttcattgtttttcactattaaaagaatatattgttttttcatgttttctcttttctttttttgtattttcttagcCATTTCTTTGTGTTTTCACAACTTCATCTAACCACCACACTCCATCGgcaaaccattttttatttcttaaatcattgaaattaatatacttacacatcatgataaaatcatcatttatttaaaaaaattataactaatataaaaattttaaaatatttttataaaatttaaataaattgtacatataaaatttatttatatatttataatattaagttaatagaagaaaacattttattaattaaaaaaataacttttaaacatgttttttattttacttattctaaattttttttattaactcaatcaaacatgttttttttttttaaacaaaaattgttttttcaaaatgcaattcccaaacactttttttttttggaaaacacaaaaaactgtttttcaaaacagttttaaaaaataataaccaaaGAGGTCTTATGTCATCAAGCAACCCATTTATTTCTTTGGTTCTTTgtagttaaaaaaatagtttttaaaattattctttaaaacaacataccaatttcaaatttaaattgaagacagtttaaaaaaatttataccaaAAATATGCTGATTTTTTGAAGCAATTTGAGATGTGGTTGTATATTTTTAAGGTATTTTGAGAAATGACGGAAAATATAGGTAAGGATGAAAAATTTAGTGATCTTAGTCGAAATATTAAATCTCcttgaaaattgttcttaaaaataatattttatttttcatattagaaaatattttttaattcaaaaaatgcattttttaattcaaaaaatacatttgataagtTTTGACCAAAAATGTTGGATGTGAGATGTTGTGAAAGATGTTTACCTAACAAATATGGTTCAAATTTTTATGGGCAGTAGTTAGACATTGGGTTCATACGCTTTCACAATACCTTTCGTATACGAGTTTATGCCTTATGGACAATAGTTCGACATTGGATTCATACATTTGTATGAGTTAGTTTGCactataaaagaatttaattgtGAGAGAACTTCAAATATGTAAAGGATACTATAATTTATACTCTTTCTTTTGAGATGCAAATGATGGAGTTATAATTGCTTTCAGAGTAGAGCAGAAATGTTCCCAACGAGGAATGGCAAAAGTagaatgtttatatatatacatttaagccactttttttttttttaatgtttacagctgaaatataaaaatttatggggaatccttaaaaataaaataataaataaataagattatgtttgaatatatatatatatatatatatatatttaatttatatggcTTCATGTTTGGTAAACCTGATGGCAATTATGATGGCTCATCTCAAAAGCAGTCTGTCTTCTAAACCAGCCTGCATTAGTGATTCAACCAACCACCATCACACCCAGTTACGAGTGTGAGGCATGTTGTTGGTTGAAGAGAAGACATAGAAATTATGGCTGTCACAGCTACCACAGAGGAACCCCAACAGAATCATAACCGACCCATGTGTCCACTCTCTGCTTTCTGGATCCAGTAAAAGAGAAGAAGTGAAACCAAGGCACAAATTGCAGGCAGAATCATAACTGACCCATGTACCCACTTTCTGGTTTGTGGACATAAACAAGAGTACATTTGGTAGGgctttttaaatcatttttttagttagaaagtgtttttgaaataaaaaagatgtttgataaaatataaaaaacattttaaaatttttttaaaatggggttaaaaaatcatttataatattaaaatattttagagaaaaCACTGAAATGCATTGTAAAACCTAAATGACTATATAATAAGAATAACACAAGTGAAAACAAGGCTCGAGAGCAGATGGCAGGCAACATGAATCAGTTGCAAATGGAAGAGGGAGACAACACTTGCAACAGGCAACAGGAAACAGGATCGAATCCAGTTCTTTTTCCCATGTAATGTTTCCATATCCACCTATGCTGCACGACTGAACAgcaaaatcacttaaaatgcATAATG
Above is a genomic segment from Vitis riparia cultivar Riparia Gloire de Montpellier isolate 1030 chromosome 14, EGFV_Vit.rip_1.0, whole genome shotgun sequence containing:
- the LOC117931006 gene encoding uncharacterized protein LOC117931006, whose product is MEEAKREEVQRVTVELKHGDDRTHTVLFAAGTALLIAWLKRAVMVCLVEQWRAWVFLALNLVLLAIVFTSARSSTTATTTSEDEETNESSDNSSSSNNNNNSNAEVVEAERKKRRRQSRRSGAAEMGNENGDCGHKTYRRRSSRVEAERVDEGVDAENRGLSKEELNERVEAFITMFRQHLVLDARRVAALQPVHRRFPSFKIRDFGMWQRFALHFENLNLFGPLVHHGR